The nucleotide window CAAAACATTTCGCGCGAACTCAACCACCGCGCATTGCATTCCCAGACAAATTCCGAGAAAAGGAATTTCATGTTCGCGCGCAAACTTAATAGCAGTAATCTTTCCTTCAATTCCCCGCTTGCCGAAACCGGGAGCGACAATCAATCCTGAAAGCCCGCCCAATTTTTCAGAAACATTTTCTTCGTTTATCCATTCCGAATGAATCCACTCAACATTCACTCGGCAATTATTCACAGCGCCTGCGTGAATCAATGATTCGGAAATTGATTTGTAGGAATCTTTCAGTTCAATATATTTTCCAACGAGCCCGACTTTCACTTCAAACTTCGGATGCTTCAACTTTTGAAGGAATTGTTTCCAATCTTCCAAATCAATATTTTCAGGAACGGGCAGGTGAAGTTTATTCAATACTACCACATCCAGTTTTTCTTTTTCCATCAGCAGTGGTACTTCGTAAATCGTGCTCGCATCAATCGCCTCTATCACCGATTCAGTTTCCACATTGCAGAAGAGCGCAATTTTTCTGCGGATGTCTTTGTTCAGTTTATGTTCGGTGCGGCAAACTAAAATATCAGGCTGCACTCCGTATTCCTGCAAAGTTTTTACCGAATGCTGCGTGGGTTTTGTTTTCAGTTCGCCTGTGGTGGATAAATAAGGAATAAGCGTGAGGTGAACCACGAGGCAATCTTTTCCGAGTTCCCATTTCATCTGGCGCACCGCCTCCACGTAAGGGAGCGATTCAATATCGCCAACCGTTCCGCCAATTTCCGTGATGACGATTTGATACTTATCTGTTTTTCCCAGCAAGCGTATGCGCGATTTTATTTCATCGGTGATGTGCGGAATCACCTGCACGGTTTTCCCGAGATAATCTCCGCGCCTTTCTT belongs to Bacteroidota bacterium and includes:
- a CDS encoding CTP synthase; this encodes IQKLDPYINVDPGTMNPYEHGECYVTDDGAETDLDLGHYERFLSVPTSQANNVTTGKIYQSVIDKERRGDYLGKTVQVIPHITDEIKSRIRLLGKTDKYQIVITEIGGTVGDIESLPYVEAVRQMKWELGKDCLVVHLTLIPYLSTTGELKTKPTQHSVKTLQEYGVQPDILVCRTEHKLNKDIRRKIALFCNVETESVIEAIDASTIYEVPLLMEKEKLDVVVLNKLHLPVPENIDLEDWKQFLQKLKHPKFEVKVGLVGKYIELKDSYKSISESLIHAGAVNNCRVNVEWIHSEWINEENVSEKLGGLSGLIVAPGFGKRGIEGKITAIKFAREHEIPFLGICLGMQCAVVEFARNVLGKTDAHSTEINPATSSPVIDLLEAQKNVTHKGGTMRLGAYPCELKEDTKVFSVYKEKNISERHRHRYEFNNEYLGDFEKAGMLASGINPEGGLVEIVELKDHPWFIGVQFHPEYKSSVAHPHPLFVGFINAAVEISSLKNKVPA